The Prunus persica cultivar Lovell chromosome G8, Prunus_persica_NCBIv2, whole genome shotgun sequence genome includes a region encoding these proteins:
- the LOC18768597 gene encoding bidirectional sugar transporter SWEET1, translating into MSQFGQSLKGKELSCVGVMLVSGNAIAFFLFLVPMTTLKRIMKKNKFTEQYLSGIPYLMTLLLSAAWYGLPLVSPKNILMLTINTIGAAIEAIYLLIVFLLAPKMEKEKILELLTSALSFKQRQNPKKIKETLST; encoded by the exons ATGTCACAATTTGGGCAATCTCTCAAGGGTAAAGAGTTGAGTTGCGTAGGAGTTATGCTAGTCAGCG GAAATGCGATcgctttcttcctcttcttggtGCCAAT GACTACATTGAAGAGGAtcatgaagaagaataagttCACAGAGCAGTACCTCTCGGGCATTCCTTACCTCATGACTTTGCTCCTTTCAGCGGCTTG GTACGGCCTGCCACTTGTGTCTCCAAAGAACATTTTGATGTTGACCATCAACACTATCGGAGCAGCTATTGAAGCCATATACTTGTTGATCGTCTTCCTACTGGCTCCCAagatggaaaaggaaaaaattctTGAGCTCCTCACTTCTGCGCTGTCATTTAAGCAACGCCAGAAcccaaagaaaatcaaagaaacccTAAGCACATAA
- the LOC18768928 gene encoding bidirectional sugar transporter SWEET1, which produces MHILKVFFGVVGNATALFLFLAPIITFKRIIQKRSTEQFSGIPYVMTMLNCLLSAWYGLPFVSPNNILVSTINGTGAAIEAIYVLIFIIFAPKREKFKILGLFTIVLAIFSTVALVSVFALHSKARKLFCGLAATVFSIIMYGSPLAIMSTVIRTKSVEFMPFFLSLFSFLCGTSWFIFGLLGHDPFVAVPNGFGSGLGALQLVLYFIYRDSSKGSTGSIKKASSSSTAATADESMEMGVAKPHQSKQSMAISGAQDGQP; this is translated from the exons ATGCATATTCTCAAGGTCTTctttggagttgttg GAAATGCCACTGCTCTGTTCCTCTTCTTGGCTCCCat CATCACATTCAAGAGGATCATACAGAAGAGAAGCACAGAGCAGTTCTCAGGCATTCCGTATGTCATGACAATGCTCAACTGCCTCCTCTCCGCTTG gtaTGGCCTGCCCTTTGTGTCCCCAAACAACATCTTGGTCTCAACCATCAATGGTACTGGTGCAGCCATTGAAGCAATATATGTGTTGATCTTCATCATATTTGCCCCCAAGAGAGAGAAGTTCAAGATTCTTGGCCTCTTCACCATTGTGCTTGCTATCTTCTCCACTGTGGCTTTGGTCTCAGTCTTTGCTCTGCACAGCAAGGCCAGGAAGCTCTTCTGTGGGCTTGCAGCCACCGTATTCTCAATCATCATGTATGGCTCGCCTCTCGCAATTATG AGCACAGTGATCAGAACCAAGAGCGTGGAATTTATGCCATTTTTTTTGTCACTTTTCTCCTTCTTATGTGGCACTTCATGGTTCATCTTTGGCCTACTTGGCCATGACCCTTTTGTTGCT GTGCCAAATGGATTTGGAAGCGGCCTAGGGGCACTGCAGCTGGTCTTGTACTTCATCTACCGTGACAGCAGCAAGGGAAGCACAGGCAGTATCAAGAAGGCCAGTTCTAGTAGTACTGCTGCTACTGCTGATGAATCAATGGAGATGGGCGTTGCAAAGCCCCACCAATCAAAGCAATCAATGGCCATCAGTGGTGCTCAAGACGGGCAGCCCTAG